In the Clostridium gelidum genome, CCAAAGGAAATTGTACCTAAATTGTTAATTGATAACTGAATTAAATTTTTTCTATTTTTAACATATTAGTTCCACCAGTATGAGTTGTTGGCATTCCAGCAGCAACTATTATGTCATCTCCAGGTAAAGCTATACCTAATTTATATACTACGTTTTTAGCTTCAATTAATATTTGATCTGTTGTATTAAACGTATCACATTTCATAGGGCAAATTCCAAAATTTAAGCTTAAAGTTCTTCTTACTTGATCGTAAGGAGTTATTGCTATAATTGGAGCTTTTGATCTATATCTCGAAAGTATTCTAGCTGTAGCACCACTCTTTGTTGCAGCAACAATAGCCTTAGCATGTAAAATATTTGCAGTTCTACAAGCAGAGTAACTTATTGCTGAGGCATAGTCATTAAGAGATGGCTCTCTAAGTCTTGCAGTTAAACTATCATAATCTAAATATTCTTCAGCTTCTTGAGCTATTTTAGCCATTATCTTTGCGGATTCTATAGGGTATAAACCAGATGCACTTTCACCACTTAACATGATTGCATCAGTTCCATCAAAAATAGCATTACAAATATCACTTGCTTCAGCTCTAGTTGGAATTGAATTTCTAATCATTGAATCAAGCATTTGAGTTGCAGTGATAACAATTTTTCCTGCTTCATTACATTTCTTAATTATCATTTTTTGATTTATAGGTACTCTTTGGATTGGAATTTCAACACCCATATCTCCTCTGGCAACCATTACAGCATCAGTTGCTTCAATGATAGAATCT is a window encoding:
- the pyk gene encoding pyruvate kinase — encoded protein: MQKTKMIFTIGPASDNEETLRKFIQIGMSAARLNFSHGTHESHKEKIELIQRISKDMDSATAIVLDIKGPKIRTHNFINDGVTLTEGNDFEFICGEEILGDEKRCSISYDILYQDIKVGGKILVDDGLLKFKVTGVEGKTIHTKVVVGGEIKNHKGVNVPNVVIKLPSITEKDIEDIKFGCKMGVDFIAASFVRKASDVLDVKKVLKENHGEHIKVIAKIENQEGVDNIDSIIEATDAVMVARGDMGVEIPIQRVPINQKMIIKKCNEAGKIVITATQMLDSMIRNSIPTRAEASDICNAIFDGTDAIMLSGESASGLYPIESAKIMAKIAQEAEEYLDYDSLTARLREPSLNDYASAISYSACRTANILHAKAIVAATKSGATARILSRYRSKAPIIAITPYDQVRRTLSLNFGICPMKCDTFNTTDQILIEAKNVVYKLGIALPGDDIIVAAGMPTTHTGGTNMLKIEKI